One Vairimorpha necatrix chromosome 7, complete sequence DNA segment encodes these proteins:
- a CDS encoding Inorganic pyrophosphatase — protein sequence MKEYSTHTLGTKYTTDYTVYVTHNDKIISPFHSIDLFQHEFENVVTVINEIPRFENGKFEIIKDISLNPIKQDTKKGNLRFVENIFPFKGYMWNYGALPQTWEDKDAICGYTQKKGDNDPLDVLDFSSIQKDIGEVYQGKILGCLAMIDDNECDWKIVVIDVKDPLAEKINTSEDIEKYFPNYIESTIHWFKNYKIPDGKPENTFGLHGKFMDKHFTLEIIKTGHGYWKKLMESQHVPEIKYEREGALHDNNQKTEKNQSGSKSGYYFLKN from the coding sequence ATGAAAGAGTATTCTACACACACTTTAGGTACAAAATATACCACAGATTACACTGTGTATGTCACTCATAATGACAAAATAATCTCACCTTTTCATTCTATTGATTTATTTCAACACGAATTTGAAAATGTCGTTACCGTTATTAATGAAATACCGAGATTTGAAAATGGGAAATTCGAAATAATCAAAGACATAAGTCTCAATCCAATAAAACAAGACACTAAAAAAGGCAACTTGCGATTTGTAGAAAACATCTTTCCTTTTAAAGGCTATATGTGGAACTACGGAGCTCTGCCTCAAACTTGGGAAGACAAAGATGCCATCTGCGGGTACACTCAGAAAAAAGGAGACAACGACCCACTTGATGTTTTAGACTTTAGTTCTATACAAAAAGACATAGGAGAAGTTTACCAAGGGAAAATATTGGGATGTTTAGCAATGATTGACGACAACGAATGCGACTGGAAAATAGTAGTCATTGACGTAAAAGACCCACTAgcagaaaaaattaatacaaGCGAagatattgaaaaatatttcccGAATTATATTGAATCAACAATTCATtggtttaaaaattataaaatccCAGACGGGAAACCAGAAAACACTTTCGGTCTTCATGGGAAATTTATGGACAAACATTTCACTTtggaaattattaaaactgGGCACGGTTAttggaaaaaattaatggaATCTCAACATGTAccagaaataaaatatgaaagaGAAGGAGCTTTACATgataataatcaaaaaacTGAGAAAAATCAAAGTGGTAGTAAATCGggatattattttttaaaaaattaa
- a CDS encoding ribosomal protein uL23, whose protein sequence is METVKKETKRIIPKPDIVPQDIIKNIHTSEKAMRNVEMHNTLVLIVDKKFNKRQIRNAVTKLYGCPCIKVNTLIDFKGRKKAYAKLKNDGDAIKIAGQSGAI, encoded by the coding sequence ATGGAAacagtaaaaaaagaaacaaaaagaataatTCCAAAACCAGACATAGTCCCACAAGAcattatcaaaaatattcataCATCTGAGAAAGCAATGAGAAATGTAGAAATGCATAATACTTTGGTACTTATAGTagataagaaatttaataagaGACAAATAAGAAATGCTGTCACTAAATTGTACGGGTGCCCTTGTATAAAAGTGAACACCCTCATTGACTTTAAGGGAAGAAAAAAGGCCTACGCCAAACTTAAAAATGACGGAGATGCCATTAAAATCGCAGGACAATCAGGAgctatttaa